One Candidatus Ornithobacterium hominis genomic region harbors:
- a CDS encoding fibronectin type III domain-containing protein, which yields MQKLYHYIKQVGNYARIPKKIIPIIFSFLLAFQPFVLKAQQYPVKMVPVLLPPYSLKLSEYATSTQTKLRLQVMMTDLQEPQHPTGIKFSLESSLGAVPIATSQSFVSGMSPFTLYPGSNITLTNVDLRPLFELQNLSGLNASQYAQTLPEGIYQFCFQAYDYYTKHNLSAKTCAQAYLTQYEPPLLNLPQNAEKVQVEGDIVGSKGIVFQWMPRQVAPNTHYIFILKELWDAGRSPVAGFLSSPILWKEKTYATSLYYGPEKTRLIPGKRYAWQVQAVSGNPVVGANPTEDNGVYKNNGLSEIFYFDYVEDCKVPTFLMAKNAGRGRVELSWTMPGQPSGLYSIQYRKRDSNTDWQTEESYQTKYILTGLENQTEYEYRIGTVCGNLQNFNPSPLEGETSGNAYAYSAIQYFTTDSEEKESSKYQCGVMPSIDLTNKAPLQTVLGTNEVFMAGDFPVTVISSQGSNGIYSGEGYIEVPYLGDTKIKVVFNNIKLNTDKQLIEGVVETTYDAQAVNIVSASEGIEDVIKVVKSIKEKVKKIITTKKVSSEDYKILQDENDHFVKEVKKQISFLAPILTDEELENYEKEIKELEKYLKESNCTAKNNENVNTGGKGGGYSMPISGLDELFLFLANEDCIEKVKKYEQSLERINNQLQKDTELYNELEEFWNFLKNCITQSKAKEDGYIPRFLWDHGYYMPNGPFGYYVFDPAFSSGFIDGAIGTVDGAVKFVDFISCMSVGSFRAWLDSSCYKTRRDFIETLRAVYEVLKDTERLKQATQAIKQQLSEYVGETANVSNQARYNQGKLTFDIVTLFVGVGEVKALLKGEKTVAQLFSKIGKLPKDAITEIRKIKKPKRGDAKRIFEKVRKGKAFETLVSSKIKNIPPFNTLYKDYKHLTQIHLKGRSKNIVADDLFVKQVRDNRGRTYFRAIISDSKLTRKSPWTPNQKSELINVFRDNPNKKFIEFEVRTNNTILKDLKSPEKFIQGVKVRIYREDVYKIISDGDNIKTPPIRMSDINFKN from the coding sequence ATGCAGAAACTATATCATTATATAAAACAAGTGGGAAACTACGCTAGAATACCTAAAAAAATTATTCCAATTATTTTTAGTTTTTTGTTAGCCTTTCAACCATTTGTACTGAAGGCTCAACAATACCCTGTAAAGATGGTACCAGTCTTGTTGCCACCCTATAGTTTAAAGCTGAGTGAATATGCTACAAGTACGCAGACAAAGTTGCGCTTACAAGTCATGATGACAGACTTGCAGGAGCCACAACACCCCACGGGCATAAAGTTTAGCTTAGAAAGTTCGTTAGGCGCAGTTCCTATAGCCACTAGCCAAAGTTTTGTATCTGGGATGTCTCCTTTTACGCTGTATCCAGGCAGTAATATAACGCTGACCAATGTTGATTTAAGACCTCTGTTTGAGTTACAGAATTTATCAGGCTTAAATGCTTCACAATATGCACAAACTTTACCAGAAGGAATTTATCAATTTTGCTTTCAGGCATACGATTATTATACCAAGCACAATCTTTCCGCAAAGACCTGTGCCCAGGCCTATCTAACACAATATGAGCCTCCTCTACTCAATCTCCCTCAGAATGCAGAAAAAGTACAAGTTGAGGGCGATATCGTAGGCAGCAAAGGAATCGTATTTCAATGGATGCCAAGGCAAGTCGCCCCCAATACCCATTATATATTCATTTTAAAAGAACTATGGGATGCAGGACGCAGTCCTGTAGCTGGATTTTTATCCTCTCCTATATTATGGAAAGAAAAAACTTATGCAACAAGTTTATATTATGGCCCCGAGAAAACACGTTTAATCCCGGGGAAACGCTATGCTTGGCAGGTACAAGCAGTAAGCGGTAATCCAGTAGTTGGCGCAAATCCTACCGAAGATAATGGAGTGTATAAAAACAATGGGCTCTCCGAGATATTTTATTTTGATTATGTAGAAGATTGTAAAGTGCCGACTTTCTTAATGGCAAAAAATGCAGGTAGAGGACGCGTAGAGCTTAGTTGGACAATGCCCGGACAGCCCTCGGGATTATACAGTATACAATACCGAAAGAGAGACAGCAATACGGATTGGCAAACCGAAGAAAGTTACCAGACCAAATATATACTCACAGGCTTAGAAAATCAGACTGAATATGAATACAGAATAGGAACAGTTTGCGGAAATCTACAGAATTTTAACCCTTCACCGCTAGAGGGAGAGACTTCTGGCAATGCATATGCGTATAGTGCGATACAATATTTTACAACAGATAGCGAAGAAAAAGAAAGTAGTAAATACCAGTGTGGTGTAATGCCATCTATAGACCTTACCAATAAAGCCCCATTGCAAACTGTGTTAGGAACGAATGAGGTGTTTATGGCAGGAGATTTTCCTGTAACGGTGATTTCATCACAAGGGAGCAATGGGATATACAGTGGCGAGGGCTATATAGAAGTTCCTTATTTGGGAGATACGAAAATTAAGGTAGTTTTTAATAATATTAAACTCAACACCGACAAACAATTGATTGAGGGTGTAGTAGAGACTACGTATGATGCACAAGCGGTTAATATAGTAAGTGCGAGTGAGGGAATAGAAGATGTTATAAAGGTTGTTAAGAGTATAAAAGAAAAAGTAAAAAAAATAATCACAACTAAAAAAGTATCATCCGAAGACTATAAAATTTTACAAGACGAAAACGACCATTTTGTTAAAGAAGTAAAAAAACAAATTTCATTTTTAGCTCCCATATTGACTGATGAAGAGCTTGAAAACTATGAAAAAGAAATAAAAGAGCTTGAAAAATATCTAAAGGAGAGCAATTGTACAGCAAAAAATAATGAAAATGTAAATACCGGAGGTAAAGGAGGAGGATATTCTATGCCAATATCCGGCTTAGATGAGTTATTTTTATTTTTGGCAAATGAGGACTGTATTGAAAAAGTGAAGAAGTATGAGCAAAGTTTAGAGAGAATAAATAACCAACTTCAAAAGGATACAGAGTTATATAATGAACTTGAAGAATTTTGGAATTTTCTAAAAAATTGTATCACCCAATCAAAGGCAAAAGAAGACGGATATATTCCAAGATTTTTATGGGATCACGGTTACTATATGCCTAATGGACCTTTTGGGTATTATGTATTTGACCCTGCATTTTCTTCAGGTTTTATAGATGGTGCTATTGGAACAGTAGATGGAGCAGTAAAATTTGTAGATTTTATAAGTTGTATGAGTGTAGGCTCATTTAGAGCTTGGTTAGATAGTAGTTGCTATAAAACAAGGAGAGATTTTATTGAAACTCTTAGAGCTGTCTATGAAGTACTTAAAGATACAGAAAGACTAAAACAAGCCACCCAAGCCATTAAGCAACAACTATCTGAATATGTAGGTGAAACGGCTAATGTAAGCAACCAAGCAAGATATAATCAAGGAAAACTAACATTTGATATTGTAACTTTATTTGTTGGTGTAGGTGAGGTAAAAGCTTTACTAAAAGGAGAAAAAACAGTAGCTCAATTATTCAGTAAAATAGGTAAATTACCGAAAGATGCTATTACTGAAATTAGAAAGATTAAGAAACCTAAAAGAGGCGATGCTAAGAGGATTTTTGAGAAGGTTAGGAAAGGAAAAGCTTTTGAAACTTTAGTAAGCTCAAAAATTAAAAATATACCCCCATTTAATACTTTATATAAAGATTATAAACACCTAACGCAGATACACTTGAAAGGGAGATCCAAAAACATTGTTGCCGATGATTTATTTGTGAAACAGGTTAGAGATAATAGAGGAAGAACTTACTTTAGAGCCATTATAAGCGATAGCAAGTTAACAAGGAAATCCCCTTGGACACCGAACCAAAAAAGCGAGCTGATAAATGTCTTTAGGGACAATCCAAATAAGAAATTTATAGAATTTGAAGTGAGGACAAATAACACCATTTTAAAAGATTTAAAATCTCCAGAAAAATTTATTCAAGGAGTAAAAGTTAGAATATACAGAGAAGATGTATATAAGATAATTAGTGATGGGGATAATATTAAAACTCCTCCCATTAGAATGAGTGATATTAATTTTAAAAATTAA
- a CDS encoding CDI toxin immunity protein, with translation MTLYEECLEALGEYVELSDNQSQIILDAITSQIEFTWYERIDFNKIENKKRISSFDELRNIKEKEVYLFWDIEKHILKTKLINIVNAWDDVEALGTRVWIISVKMDFFLEYYDELWLGYK, from the coding sequence ATGACTTTGTACGAGGAATGTTTAGAAGCATTGGGTGAATATGTGGAATTATCAGATAATCAATCTCAAATAATATTAGATGCAATCACTTCTCAAATAGAGTTTACTTGGTATGAAAGGATTGACTTTAATAAAATAGAAAATAAGAAAAGGATAAGTTCTTTTGACGAATTAAGAAATATAAAAGAAAAAGAGGTATATCTCTTTTGGGATATTGAAAAACATATATTAAAAACCAAATTAATCAATATAGTAAATGCATGGGATGATGTTGAAGCACTGGGAACTAGGGTGTGGATTATTAGTGTTAAAATGGATTTTTTTCTAGAATATTATGATGAATTATGGTTAGGCTATAAATAA
- a CDS encoding UDP-N-acetylenolpyruvoylglucosamine reductase, which yields MKQIRDSRGRTYFRAIISDSKLTRKSPWTPNQKSELINVFRDNPNKKFIEFEVRSSKSILSEQGAPKGLRTVRIYREDVYKIISERDNIKIPPINMNNINFKD from the coding sequence GTGAAACAGATTAGAGATAGTAGAGGGAGAACTTACTTTAGAGCCATTATAAGTGATAGCAAGTTAACAAGAAAATCCCCTTGGACACCGAACCAAAAAAGCGAGCTGATAAATGTCTTTAGGGATAATCCTAATAAAAAATTTATAGAATTTGAAGTGAGAAGTAGTAAGAGTATATTGAGTGAACAAGGTGCACCAAAGGGATTGAGAACTGTAAGAATCTACAGAGAAGATGTATATAAGATAATTAGTGAAAGGGATAATATAAAAATACCTCCAATAAATATGAATAATATTAATTTTAAAGATTAA
- a CDS encoding immunity 49 family protein, which yields MKDLKKDIENSLSRQYKWLNHIENDFENADPMSLNFRFLERDWAVYEILNRNISKAKQHFCTASLLDKLRIEKFNNNMFDYELSAVTFPILSDNNELIKDYSTLRYKAWGRMPSMDENVLMGKSAIWCNTIQFFMVNDVQGVERNLNIIETLTLPKLPKNQQELKIDYAFYKALLAKDKAKCEELLEQLVSPKIHKKRNDNLVLNKYISQPALGYAKLAWRQGVEVEVNSSLVPKEILPIAPLDNYEIPYDFLKDEVK from the coding sequence ATGAAAGATTTAAAAAAAGATATAGAAAACTCTCTAAGTCGACAATATAAATGGTTAAATCATATAGAGAATGATTTTGAAAATGCAGATCCAATGTCTCTAAATTTTCGATTTTTAGAAAGAGACTGGGCAGTTTACGAAATTTTGAATAGGAATATATCAAAAGCAAAACAACATTTTTGTACTGCTTCGTTATTAGATAAGTTACGCATTGAGAAGTTTAATAATAATATGTTTGATTATGAATTGTCAGCCGTCACATTTCCTATTTTAAGTGATAATAATGAATTAATCAAAGATTATTCAACTCTAAGATATAAAGCTTGGGGTAGAATGCCAAGTATGGACGAGAATGTATTAATGGGGAAAAGTGCAATTTGGTGTAATACAATTCAGTTCTTTATGGTAAATGATGTTCAAGGAGTAGAAAGAAACTTAAATATTATTGAAACTTTAACCTTACCAAAGCTCCCCAAAAACCAACAAGAGTTAAAAATTGATTATGCTTTTTATAAAGCACTTTTAGCAAAAGATAAGGCTAAATGTGAAGAATTATTGGAGCAATTAGTTAGCCCTAAAATCCATAAAAAGAGAAACGATAATTTAGTCTTAAATAAGTATATTTCTCAACCTGCATTAGGTTATGCAAAATTAGCTTGGAGGCAGGGAGTAGAAGTTGAAGTAAATAGTTCTTTAGTGCCAAAAGAAATATTACCAATTGCACCATTAGATAATTACGAAATACCTTATGATTTTTTGAAAGATGAAGTTAAGTAA
- a CDS encoding fibronectin type III domain-containing protein: MHYGLYHYIKQVGNYARIPKKIIPIIFSFLLAFQPFVLKAQQYPVKMVPVLLPPYSLKLSEYATSTQTKLRLQVMMTDLQEPQHPTGIKFSLESSLGAVPIATSQSFVSGMSPFTLYPGSNITLTNVDLRPLFELQNLAGLNASQYAQTLPEGIYQFCFQAYDYYTKHNLSAKTCAQAYLTQYEPPLLNLPQNAEKVQVEGDIVGSKGIVFQWMPRQVAPNTHYIFILKELWDAGRSPVAGFLSSPILWKEKTYATSLYYGPEKTRLIPGKRYAWQVQAVSGNPVVGANPTEDNGVYKNNGLSEIFYFDYVEDCKVPTFLMAKNAGRGRVELSWTMPGQPKGLYSIQYRKRDNHSDWQTEESYQTRYILTGLENQTEYEYRIGTVCGNLQNFNPSPLEGETSGNAYAYSAIQYFTTDSEEKESSKYQCGVMPSIDLTNKAPLQTVLGTNEVFMAGDFPVTVISSQGSNGIYSGEGYIEVPYLGDTKIKVVFNNIKLNTDKQLIEGVVETTYDANESAISFVSEGLGELFGDEGVKDITLNYTIKGIKYDEKTKRIIIIGDAGAGKESDRGSGEDSQEVLPGGKDYTIIDTEGNVWAVDEEGNITNVGMQAKGGASTPQNTAGVDAKGNATTITAEGIRVTFKNSSDSKYAFDQPAKALNSDYKELNGKVIPFKAVENKKTEPFIASVEITDNSISADSLIFKTSKGVPIDAKKVGNDYRLTLKGLYSYATEQVQAIIKQGDKYQVAGAFNLVHISPKTIKLNLVPTIGVSISRNQIQKVKDIYKKIAIDVDISVKETFDITPYLVNGKLPTEDAFGELEKNTVAQNEVIKAYKQERGVDLAYYIFVTDKPSSNGQAGYMRLGGQFGFVYDQQARTIAHELGHGALRLEHPFKEFKNVAQGDMKNLMDYNTSDTNTNTNTNFIYPDWKQVNDPKFKIYAFQGQSEGEYKGKWLVSKILQQIRCFYLSEKKELKLSERDLKYFDDLLPSDEYKSIVYRISFGRDVSHEYSVQFFIDENRELKIPQEIKALSPSYPGMQAFLQYDFGKLQILTTAPGEKFQNYLSGKAFSSAEDNTNNEEIGKEESPDNVIVLKEVTVIGENFLSDGHIDNDEFTSLKNRAICGFKNISLEYRIRLIEALLDRGITTDEAAEDLILDLIHNIPEKDIDAFLSYLRDNERFLDTLRGSIDNAHLFGREENASRFIAEITNLWKRSSFSDPAKYVYKNTAGILNIKESDNIKDPFSFWYEITKKGAIINVNIRRKGRQIIRSETNYEYDMYQPVVVLFASDNKWEIPTEPMPAYVLYLAKNIKDNKKTIEAANLTLDIALTFSGVGNISKLKNIPSALRKAKVLIGATEVAASTIDIYLNYTDICKGHEETCRKIKIVTFALQMASLSADIISSQKIRQYAKEAAESANTTNTALPKELAKTLEDLGGVKVKNVVAEVGG, translated from the coding sequence ATGCACTACGGGTTATATCATTATATAAAACAAGTGGGAAACTACGCTAGAATACCTAAAAAAATTATTCCAATTATTTTTAGTTTTTTGTTAGCCTTTCAACCATTTGTACTGAAGGCTCAACAATACCCTGTAAAGATGGTACCAGTCTTGTTGCCACCCTATAGTTTAAAGCTGAGTGAATATGCTACAAGTACGCAGACAAAGTTGCGCTTACAAGTCATGATGACAGACTTGCAGGAGCCACAACACCCCACGGGCATAAAGTTTAGCTTAGAAAGTTCGTTAGGCGCAGTTCCTATAGCCACTAGCCAAAGTTTTGTATCTGGGATGTCTCCTTTTACGCTGTATCCAGGCAGTAATATAACGCTGACCAATGTTGATTTAAGACCTCTGTTTGAGTTGCAGAATTTAGCAGGCTTAAATGCTTCACAATATGCACAAACTTTACCAGAAGGAATTTATCAATTTTGCTTTCAGGCATACGATTATTATACCAAGCACAATCTTTCCGCAAAGACTTGTGCACAGGCCTATTTAACACAATATGAGCCTCCTCTACTCAATCTCCCTCAGAATGCAGAAAAAGTACAAGTTGAGGGCGATATCGTAGGCAGCAAAGGAATCGTATTTCAATGGATGCCAAGGCAAGTCGCCCCCAATACCCATTATATATTCATTTTAAAAGAACTATGGGATGCAGGACGCAGTCCTGTAGCTGGATTTTTATCTTCTCCTATATTATGGAAAGAAAAAACTTATGCAACAAGTTTATATTATGGTCCCGAGAAAACGCGTTTAATTCCAGGGAAACGCTATGCTTGGCAGGTGCAAGCAGTAAGCGGTAATCCAGTAGTTGGCGCAAATCCTACCGAAGATAATGGAGTGTATAAAAACAATGGGCTCTCCGAGATATTTTATTTTGATTATGTAGAAGATTGTAAGGTGCCTACATTTTTAATGGCAAAAAATGCAGGTAGAGGACGCGTGGAGCTTAGTTGGACAATGCCTGGACAACCCAAAGGATTATATAGCATACAGTATCGAAAAAGAGATAACCATAGCGATTGGCAGACTGAAGAAAGTTACCAAACTCGATACATACTCACAGGCTTAGAAAATCAGACTGAATATGAATACAGAATAGGAACAGTTTGCGGAAATCTACAGAATTTTAACCCTTCACCGCTAGAGGGAGAGACTTCTGGCAATGCATATGCGTATAGTGCGATACAATATTTTACAACAGATAGCGAAGAAAAAGAAAGTAGTAAATACCAGTGTGGTGTAATGCCATCTATAGACCTTACCAATAAAGCCCCATTGCAAACTGTGTTAGGAACGAATGAGGTGTTTATGGCAGGAGATTTTCCTGTAACGGTGATTTCATCACAAGGGAGCAATGGGATATACAGTGGCGAGGGCTATATAGAAGTTCCTTATTTGGGAGATACGAAAATTAAGGTAGTTTTTAATAATATTAAACTCAACACCGACAAACAATTGATTGAGGGTGTAGTAGAGACTACGTATGATGCGAATGAAAGTGCCATATCATTTGTATCAGAAGGCTTAGGTGAACTCTTTGGAGATGAAGGAGTAAAAGACATTACGTTAAACTACACCATCAAAGGAATAAAATATGATGAAAAAACCAAAAGAATCATCATCATAGGCGATGCAGGCGCAGGTAAAGAAAGCGACAGAGGTTCAGGAGAAGACAGCCAAGAGGTGTTGCCAGGCGGTAAAGATTATACCATTATTGATACAGAAGGCAATGTTTGGGCTGTAGACGAAGAGGGGAACATAACAAATGTAGGAATGCAAGCCAAAGGAGGAGCTTCTACCCCACAAAATACCGCCGGAGTAGATGCTAAAGGAAATGCAACGACTATCACAGCTGAAGGCATTAGAGTAACTTTTAAAAACAGTAGTGATTCCAAATACGCTTTTGACCAGCCTGCAAAAGCATTGAATAGTGATTATAAGGAGCTTAACGGAAAAGTAATTCCATTCAAAGCCGTAGAAAACAAAAAGACGGAACCCTTTATTGCAAGCGTGGAGATTACAGATAATAGTATATCTGCGGATAGTTTAATATTCAAAACTTCTAAAGGTGTACCGATAGATGCCAAAAAAGTAGGAAATGATTATAGATTAACTTTAAAAGGCTTATACAGCTATGCTACAGAACAAGTACAAGCAATCATTAAGCAAGGAGATAAGTACCAAGTAGCTGGAGCGTTTAATTTAGTTCATATCTCACCTAAGACAATTAAGCTAAACCTCGTTCCAACGATAGGAGTAAGTATATCTAGAAACCAAATACAGAAAGTAAAAGATATCTATAAGAAAATAGCTATAGATGTAGATATTAGCGTTAAGGAAACTTTTGATATTACACCTTACTTAGTAAACGGAAAATTACCTACGGAAGATGCCTTTGGGGAGTTAGAAAAGAATACTGTTGCCCAAAATGAGGTAATTAAAGCCTACAAACAAGAGCGAGGAGTAGATTTAGCCTATTATATATTTGTAACGGACAAACCATCTTCCAATGGACAAGCCGGCTATATGCGATTGGGCGGACAGTTTGGTTTTGTGTATGACCAACAGGCAAGAACCATAGCACACGAGCTAGGGCACGGAGCCTTGCGATTAGAACACCCATTTAAGGAGTTTAAGAATGTAGCCCAAGGAGATATGAAAAACCTGATGGACTACAATACCAGCGACACCAATACCAATACCAACACAAATTTCATATACCCAGACTGGAAACAAGTAAACGACCCTAAGTTTAAGATTTATGCCTTCCAAGGGCAAAGTGAGGGGGAGTATAAAGGGAAATGGCTTGTAAGTAAAATATTACAACAGATACGCTGTTTTTATCTTTCTGAGAAAAAAGAATTAAAATTATCAGAAAGAGACTTAAAGTATTTTGATGATCTTCTTCCAAGTGATGAATATAAAAGTATTGTTTATAGAATCAGCTTTGGTAGAGATGTTTCTCATGAATATTCTGTACAGTTTTTTATAGATGAAAATAGAGAATTAAAAATTCCTCAAGAAATTAAAGCTTTAAGTCCTTCATACCCAGGAATGCAAGCATTTTTACAATATGACTTTGGTAAGCTTCAGATTTTAACAACTGCTCCAGGAGAAAAATTTCAGAATTATTTATCAGGTAAAGCTTTTTCTTCTGCGGAAGATAATACAAATAATGAAGAAATAGGAAAAGAAGAGTCTCCGGATAATGTTATAGTATTAAAAGAGGTAACAGTTATTGGGGAAAACTTTCTTTCAGATGGACATATAGATAATGACGAATTCACTTCTCTTAAAAACAGGGCAATTTGTGGATTTAAAAATATTTCTTTAGAATATAGAATAAGGCTAATAGAAGCTTTATTAGATAGAGGGATTACTACTGATGAAGCAGCAGAAGATCTTATTCTAGATTTGATTCATAATATTCCAGAAAAGGATATAGATGCCTTTTTAAGTTATTTAAGAGATAATGAGAGGTTTTTAGATACATTAAGAGGTAGTATAGACAATGCCCATTTATTTGGTAGAGAAGAGAATGCTTCAAGGTTTATTGCAGAAATAACTAATCTTTGGAAAAGAAGTTCTTTCTCTGATCCTGCAAAGTATGTCTATAAAAATACAGCTGGAATTCTTAATATTAAAGAAAGTGATAATATTAAAGACCCTTTTAGTTTCTGGTATGAAATTACTAAAAAAGGCGCTATAATTAATGTAAATATCAGACGAAAAGGTAGACAGATTATACGGAGTGAAACTAATTATGAATATGATATGTACCAACCCGTAGTGGTACTGTTTGCCTCAGATAATAAATGGGAAATACCTACGGAACCTATGCCCGCTTATGTACTTTATCTTGCTAAGAATATAAAAGATAACAAAAAAACAATAGAGGCAGCAAATCTTACATTAGATATTGCTCTTACATTTTCTGGAGTGGGTAATATATCTAAGTTAAAAAATATACCTTCAGCTTTAAGAAAAGCTAAGGTGCTTATCGGAGCCACTGAGGTAGCAGCTTCCACAATAGATATCTATTTAAACTATACGGACATTTGTAAAGGACACGAGGAAACTTGTCGAAAAATTAAGATAGTAACATTTGCTCTACAGATGGCATCGCTTTCGGCAGATATAATATCCTCACAAAAAATTAGACAATACGCCAAAGAAGCAGCAGAAAGCGCAAATACAACCAATACGGCACTACCAAAAGAATTAGCAAAAACCCTTGAAGATTTAGGCGGTGTTAAGGTTAAGAATGTTGTGGCTGAAGTGGGGGGGTAA
- a CDS encoding fibronectin type III domain-containing protein: protein MIKKYILAVVVLISGIAFSQNKEEQREPQIRLKVESKQDRVLLRWAVDEPVAWQKANKIGFVLKRYTLIRDGKLLENPEEKNLGIFQPASEEKWKAIIETNNNAAIVAQSMFGESFEVEMGNQGELQNIINKSQEIEQRFAYALMAADLDFEVAQLAGWGYVDTDVEPDVRYVYTVKLNPKNNTKSLQIEKGSGIAELSKEWELPKPLDFIGIFKDQAVTLSWNYFMLRDTYTSYYIEKSEDGTHFTTLSNLPVMNMNDTEGRQVQGMVFVDSLAQNNKEIAYRIRGKTIFGDYGPYSEVVSGEGKKSLEISPSILDFDIDDNENITITWDFPKESESEISSFELLHSETDLQNSYQSVKKDIPVTERKIVTKSLAPSNYFKVEAIGKSQERRESFAILVQPNDITPPDTPANFRGEIDSLGVVHLDWKVNTEKDLEGYHIFRGIQKGDELVRITPQAITQNTYQDTIVLENLNSKVYYYVTATDKRKNQSKPSVILELEKPDKVRPQAPVFTGYKLEDNGNITLNWLKSYSDDVAVHQLYRKGKDQPDTQWEMIYETKKNQSDYSYTDKAVVVDKKYVYYLQAIDKSKLKSDKSQEVTLQSSRFETISVLSNMTSTVNRNKKQIELIWRSKTEDIIEIVVYRQKGNEKPTHWGTLAGNQNFLEDTSVQIGNRYTYLLKPMLKNSQVAKTEKIDVEY from the coding sequence ATGATAAAAAAATATATACTAGCTGTAGTAGTACTGATAAGCGGTATAGCCTTCTCTCAAAACAAAGAAGAGCAGAGAGAGCCTCAAATTCGCCTAAAGGTAGAGAGTAAGCAAGATCGCGTGTTATTGCGATGGGCAGTAGATGAGCCCGTTGCATGGCAAAAAGCCAACAAAATAGGCTTTGTACTCAAAAGATATACGCTTATCAGAGATGGCAAACTACTGGAAAATCCTGAGGAGAAAAATTTAGGTATTTTTCAGCCCGCTTCAGAGGAAAAATGGAAAGCAATAATAGAAACCAATAACAATGCAGCCATTGTTGCCCAATCTATGTTTGGGGAGAGTTTTGAAGTAGAAATGGGAAATCAGGGAGAGTTACAGAATATTATCAATAAATCCCAAGAAATAGAACAACGATTTGCCTATGCACTTATGGCAGCTGATTTGGATTTTGAGGTAGCTCAATTAGCAGGTTGGGGCTATGTAGATACAGACGTAGAGCCTGATGTTCGCTATGTCTATACTGTGAAACTCAACCCTAAGAACAATACCAAATCCCTGCAAATAGAAAAAGGGAGTGGAATAGCTGAGTTATCAAAAGAATGGGAATTGCCTAAACCTTTGGATTTCATAGGAATTTTTAAAGATCAAGCGGTAACCTTGTCTTGGAATTATTTTATGCTTAGAGATACCTATACTTCTTATTATATAGAAAAATCCGAAGATGGTACTCATTTTACTACATTGAGTAATCTGCCGGTAATGAATATGAATGATACAGAGGGAAGACAAGTACAAGGCATGGTATTTGTGGACTCTCTTGCACAGAATAATAAGGAAATAGCCTACAGAATACGAGGAAAAACCATTTTTGGAGATTACGGACCTTATTCGGAAGTAGTATCCGGAGAAGGTAAAAAGAGTTTAGAGATAAGCCCAAGTATTTTAGATTTTGATATTGATGACAACGAGAATATTACCATTACTTGGGATTTTCCAAAAGAATCAGAAAGTGAGATTAGTTCCTTTGAGCTTTTACATTCTGAAACAGATTTGCAAAACAGTTACCAATCCGTGAAAAAAGATATACCTGTAACCGAGAGAAAAATAGTTACTAAGAGTTTGGCACCATCCAATTACTTTAAAGTAGAAGCCATAGGAAAATCACAGGAGCGTAGAGAATCATTTGCTATTTTGGTTCAGCCCAATGATATTACACCACCGGATACTCCTGCAAATTTTAGAGGTGAAATAGATTCATTGGGTGTCGTACACTTAGACTGGAAAGTCAATACAGAAAAAGATTTAGAGGGCTATCATATTTTTCGAGGTATTCAAAAAGGAGATGAATTGGTACGGATTACACCACAAGCTATTACTCAAAATACGTATCAAGATACAATAGTATTAGAAAACTTAAACTCAAAAGTTTATTACTATGTAACGGCAACAGATAAAAGGAAAAATCAATCCAAGCCTTCTGTTATTTTAGAATTAGAAAAGCCCGATAAAGTAAGACCACAAGCACCGGTATTTACAGGATATAAGCTGGAGGATAATGGAAATATAACACTCAATTGGTTGAAAAGTTATAGTGATGATGTAGCTGTACACCAGCTCTATCGTAAGGGAAAAGACCAACCGGACACCCAATGGGAAATGATATATGAAACTAAGAAAAATCAATCAGATTACAGCTATACAGACAAAGCAGTCGTAGTCGATAAAAAATATGTATATTACTTGCAAGCTATAGACAAGAGTAAACTGAAATCAGATAAATCACAAGAAGTAACCTTACAAAGTAGTCGTTTTGAGACAATATCTGTTTTGAGTAATATGACAAGTACAGTCAATAGAAATAAGAAACAAATTGAACTAATTTGGAGGTCAAAGACGGAAGATATTATTGAAATTGTCGTATATCGCCAAAAGGGAAATGAAAAGCCTACACATTGGGGAACATTGGCAGGAAATCAAAACTTTTTAGAAGATACTTCGGTTCAAATAGGAAATCGCTATACCTACCTGCTAAAGCCAATGTTAAAAAATAGTCAGGTAGCAAAAACCGAAAAAATAGATGTTGAATATTAA